A stretch of the Massilia varians genome encodes the following:
- a CDS encoding DUF4118 domain-containing protein, giving the protein MFASKAADGRSAGHPYAITLLLVALCAFSQYEGRHVFGQRAPLGLLYLPVMASAILGGLRPAVLASVLSLLLSPLLVAPEFTFIIARPQDVGAILVLAMVCLFTCAMAAVLERSENKARAYLADLQGREHTCVPCSGPRSTPCSAPARTAGSSSPATR; this is encoded by the coding sequence ATGTTCGCGAGCAAGGCCGCCGATGGGCGCAGCGCCGGGCACCCGTATGCCATCACGCTGCTGCTCGTGGCGCTGTGCGCGTTCAGTCAATATGAAGGGCGCCACGTGTTCGGCCAGCGCGCCCCGCTGGGCCTGCTGTACCTGCCGGTCATGGCCAGCGCCATCCTGGGCGGCTTGCGCCCGGCGGTGCTGGCCTCGGTACTGTCGCTGCTGCTCTCGCCGCTGCTGGTGGCGCCGGAGTTCACCTTCATCATCGCACGCCCGCAAGATGTCGGCGCCATCCTGGTACTGGCCATGGTCTGCCTGTTCACCTGCGCCATGGCGGCCGTGCTGGAGCGCTCGGAGAACAAGGCGCGCGCCTACCTGGCCGACCTGCAGGGCAGGGAGCATACCTGCGTGCCCTGCTCGGGGCCTCGGTCCACGCCATGCTCGGCACCGGCCAGGACGGCCGGATCCAGTTCGCCAGCGACTCGGTAG
- a CDS encoding PQQ-dependent sugar dehydrogenase: protein MALLLGACSKEGGKLAHGPDPKLPAPERGLLPDMKIAEPAEWGKQKPTVPQGYTITAIATGLKIPRQTLVLPNGDILVAEGRGGNAAKLKPKDVIAGYIKAQGNTKVKGGNRLTLLRDADGDGVYELQTVFADKLNAPYGLAFFDNKLYVANQDELVRFDYTEGQTQAGGPPVSVARLPSEINHHWTKALTISPDGRFLYVGIGSNSNITERGMEAEVDRAMVWQVDAATGAHKPYATGLRNPTALAIQPGSGQLWAVVNERDEIGPDLVPDYLTSVRPGAFYGWPYSYWGQNVDTRVKPEDPKKVASAVKPDYSLGAHVAALGLAFSLPAMGQAYADGVFVGEHGSWNRADPVGYKVIFVPFRNGRPAGEPVDFVSGFHGADGKTRGRPVGVTVDPRGALIVADDLSNTVWRVVPAK, encoded by the coding sequence ATGGCCCTCCTGCTGGGTGCCTGCAGCAAGGAAGGCGGCAAGCTGGCCCACGGTCCGGACCCGAAGCTGCCCGCGCCGGAACGCGGCTTGTTGCCCGATATGAAGATCGCCGAGCCTGCGGAATGGGGCAAGCAGAAGCCGACCGTGCCACAGGGATATACCATCACCGCGATCGCGACCGGCCTGAAGATTCCGCGCCAGACCCTGGTGCTGCCGAACGGCGACATCCTGGTGGCGGAAGGGCGGGGCGGCAACGCGGCCAAGCTCAAGCCCAAGGACGTGATCGCCGGCTATATCAAAGCCCAGGGCAATACCAAGGTCAAGGGCGGCAACCGCCTGACCCTGTTGCGCGATGCCGACGGCGACGGCGTGTACGAGTTGCAGACCGTGTTCGCCGACAAACTGAATGCCCCGTACGGGCTGGCCTTCTTCGACAACAAGCTCTACGTCGCCAACCAGGACGAGCTGGTGCGCTTCGACTACACTGAAGGCCAGACCCAGGCCGGCGGGCCGCCGGTCAGCGTCGCCAGGCTGCCTTCCGAGATCAACCACCACTGGACCAAGGCGCTCACGATCAGTCCCGACGGGCGCTTTCTGTACGTCGGCATCGGCTCGAACAGCAACATCACCGAACGCGGCATGGAAGCCGAAGTCGACCGCGCCATGGTGTGGCAGGTCGATGCCGCTACCGGCGCCCACAAGCCGTACGCGACCGGCCTGCGCAACCCGACGGCGCTGGCGATCCAGCCCGGCAGCGGACAGCTGTGGGCGGTGGTCAACGAACGCGACGAGATCGGGCCGGACCTGGTGCCGGACTACCTGACCTCCGTGCGTCCGGGGGCCTTCTATGGCTGGCCGTACAGCTACTGGGGCCAGAACGTCGACACGCGGGTCAAGCCGGAGGATCCGAAGAAGGTCGCGTCCGCCGTCAAGCCGGACTACAGCCTGGGCGCGCACGTGGCCGCGCTCGGCCTGGCGTTCTCGCTGCCGGCGATGGGCCAGGCCTATGCCGACGGCGTCTTCGTCGGCGAGCACGGTAGTTGGAACCGCGCCGATCCGGTCGGATACAAGGTGATCTTCGTTCCCTTCCGCAATGGCCGTCCAGCGGGCGAGCCGGTCGATTTCGTGTCGGGCTTCCACGGCGCCGACGGCAAGACCCGGGGCCGGCCGGTCGGGGTCACCGTCGATCCGCGCGGGGCGCTGATCGTCGCCGACGACTTGTCGAATACGGTGTGGCGCGTGGTTCCCGCCAAGTAA
- a CDS encoding c-type cytochrome, with protein MSRRRMLFAVLILSAGALQATPQAAPSAQVPDTLAQRLLACASCHARVDARGNPVNDSYFPRIGGKPAGYLYNQLLNFRDGRRQYPLMTYLVDHLPDAYLREIAGHFAAQAPAAHAAESGGASAQLLERGRQLVMHGDGARKLPACVACHGQRLTGVEPTIPGLLGLPRDYVNAQFGAWRNKARRAHAPDCMAEITARMSLEDVNAVSHWLAAQPAPADPRPAASIARPLPLACGSAPEAP; from the coding sequence ATGAGTCGACGCCGCATGCTGTTCGCAGTCCTGATCCTGTCCGCGGGCGCCCTCCAGGCCACGCCGCAGGCCGCCCCGTCCGCCCAGGTGCCCGACACCCTGGCCCAGCGCCTGCTGGCCTGCGCCTCCTGCCATGCGCGCGTCGATGCGCGCGGCAATCCGGTGAACGACAGCTACTTCCCGCGCATCGGCGGCAAGCCGGCCGGCTACCTGTACAACCAGCTGCTCAACTTCCGCGACGGCCGGCGCCAGTATCCGCTCATGACCTACCTGGTCGACCACCTGCCCGACGCCTACCTGCGCGAGATCGCCGGTCATTTCGCAGCCCAAGCGCCCGCGGCGCACGCCGCCGAATCGGGAGGCGCATCGGCGCAGCTGCTCGAGCGCGGACGCCAGCTGGTCATGCACGGGGACGGCGCGCGCAAGCTGCCCGCCTGCGTGGCCTGCCACGGCCAGCGCCTGACCGGCGTCGAGCCCACCATTCCCGGCCTGCTCGGCCTGCCGCGCGACTACGTGAACGCGCAGTTCGGCGCCTGGCGCAACAAGGCGCGCCGCGCCCATGCGCCGGACTGCATGGCCGAGATCACGGCCAGGATGTCGCTGGAAGACGTGAACGCCGTGTCGCACTGGCTCGCGGCCCAGCCCGCCCCCGCCGACCCGCGGCCGGCAGCCTCGATCGCGCGGCCCCTGCCGCTGGCCTGCGGCAGCGCACCGGAGGCGCCATGA
- a CDS encoding type IV pilus twitching motility protein PilT, translating to MEYHQSSQIPILSYIENEDHPVFGTLVEQILHLLNSRLVFSDIIIHQNSPLMLRQPKGLVAVTDSPITKEELEEFFDVIEPNWAERIAVRAFDRSIDLHTARIRANCFSFQGKKRLGCVIRRFPKEPLALSELGLWPDEQEFARLASGLVLIIGDTCQGKSTTIASMIDEINKQRSGHIITIEDPVETLIPQRKCIITQREVGEDADVASYYLGALDALRERPDVIVIGEIRDAETAQEALALAESGPLVLATLHARSTELGLQKMLRLLGNSEAQSQALAHALRGVLCQALLPSREGNHYHLATECLTPSAAVTRMLEAGDVGAIRAHMNAGRDPGCHTMNASLEGLLAAHKVRVEDARNATTDRVGFADMV from the coding sequence ATGGAATATCACCAGTCCTCGCAGATTCCTATCCTGTCGTACATCGAGAACGAAGACCACCCGGTATTCGGTACCCTGGTCGAGCAGATCCTGCACCTGCTGAATTCGCGCCTGGTGTTCTCGGACATCATCATCCACCAGAACAGTCCGCTGATGCTGCGCCAGCCCAAGGGCCTGGTGGCGGTGACGGATTCGCCGATCACCAAGGAAGAGCTGGAGGAATTCTTCGACGTCATCGAGCCGAACTGGGCCGAGCGCATCGCGGTCCGCGCCTTCGATCGCTCGATCGACCTGCACACGGCGCGCATCCGCGCCAACTGCTTCAGCTTCCAGGGCAAGAAGCGCCTGGGCTGCGTGATCCGGCGCTTCCCGAAGGAGCCGCTGGCGCTGTCCGAACTGGGCCTGTGGCCGGACGAGCAGGAATTCGCCCGCCTGGCCAGCGGCCTGGTCCTGATCATCGGCGATACGTGTCAAGGCAAGTCCACCACGATCGCCTCGATGATCGACGAGATCAACAAGCAGCGCTCGGGCCACATCATCACCATCGAAGACCCGGTCGAAACCCTGATCCCGCAGCGCAAGTGCATCATCACCCAGCGCGAAGTAGGCGAGGACGCCGACGTGGCCAGCTACTACCTGGGCGCGCTCGACGCGCTGCGCGAGCGCCCGGACGTGATCGTGATCGGCGAGATCCGCGACGCCGAGACGGCGCAGGAAGCCCTGGCCCTGGCCGAATCCGGCCCGCTGGTGCTGGCCACCCTGCATGCGCGCTCGACCGAGCTGGGCCTGCAGAAGATGCTGCGCCTGCTCGGCAATTCGGAAGCCCAGTCGCAGGCCCTGGCGCACGCCCTGCGCGGCGTGCTGTGCCAGGCGCTGCTGCCATCGAGGGAGGGCAACCACTACCACCTGGCGACCGAATGCCTGACTCCCAGCGCGGCCGTGACGCGCATGCTGGAAGCGGGCGACGTCGGGGCGATTCGCGCCCACATGAACGCGGGCCGCGATCCGGGCTGCCACACCATGAACGCCTCGCTCGAAGGACTGCTGGCGGCGCACAAGGTGCGGGTGGAGGATGCGCGCAACGCCACCACCGACCGGGTGGGCTTCGCCGACATGGTCTAA
- a CDS encoding M16 family metallopeptidase — MKMSPLPLLLAACFTSTALVPAHAAKPAAASQAAGLKVDYQKFTLPNGLDVIFHIDRSDPVVAVNLTAHVGSAREKAGRTGFAHLFEHLLFLESENLGKGGLDKMSARIGGSGANGSTSQDRTNYLQTVPKDALEKMIWAEADKLGWFINTVTDPVLAKEKQVVKNEKRQGVDNAPYGHTRYVINKALYPADHPYNWQVIGSLEDLQNATLDDVKEFFRLWYVPNNVTLVIAGDFDPKQARKWVEKYFSEIKRGAPIEAMAKRAGVVKQTVKLAHEDNFAKLPELTMAWPTVEDLHPDSYALEVLAEYLSQTKRAPFYQVLVEDAKLAPSVQSSNQTGELAGQFMLRVRAFEGKPLDQVAGAVEQAFARFERDGISERDLNRIKAGLETRFYSSVSSVLGKSALLAEYNYLTGNPGYVEEGVRKTLAVSAADVRRVYDTYIKGKPYVATSFVPKGKLDLALSGSSKADVVEEQVVQGAEDKVDPSANAEYARTPSSFDRSKEPPYGAAPSVKVPQVWDTRLANGMRVYGIENREVPLVQFDIAIDGGLLLDHPDKVGVANLMARMLTQGTANKTPQELEEAILQLGASINVFARLEDVRISVTTLARNYAATLDLVREILLEPRWDEKEFALVKQSVLSQIRQQEADPNALASSHFNKLIYGKDDIRSRNILGTSASVNAITIDDLKAYYRTRLSPSNARMHVIGALPKDAVARPLAAFSRAWTAKPVAIPAATAGRGEAPGKVYFVDVPDAKQSVLHIGYRALAATDPDYYPAVVSNYILGGGGFASRLTQELREGKGYTYGIRSSFAGSKSPGPFIIASGVRSNVTLESTQLVKQILQDYAPTYSAADLETTRNFLVKSNARAFETASAKLDMLDNISKYGWRADYVKDRERIVKSMTLPQVQALSQKYLDPSKMVWLVVGDAKTQLPRMKELGFDEPVLIAR; from the coding sequence ATGAAGATGTCTCCCCTGCCCCTCCTGCTGGCCGCGTGCTTCACGTCGACCGCCCTGGTCCCCGCACACGCCGCCAAGCCGGCGGCAGCCAGCCAGGCGGCCGGCCTGAAGGTGGACTACCAGAAGTTCACGCTGCCCAACGGCCTGGACGTGATCTTCCACATCGACCGATCCGACCCGGTAGTGGCCGTGAACCTGACGGCGCACGTGGGCTCGGCCCGTGAAAAGGCCGGTCGCACCGGCTTTGCCCACCTGTTCGAGCACCTGCTGTTCCTCGAATCGGAAAACCTCGGCAAGGGCGGCCTGGACAAGATGAGCGCGCGCATCGGCGGCTCCGGCGCCAACGGCTCGACCTCGCAGGACCGCACCAACTACCTGCAGACGGTCCCCAAGGACGCGCTGGAAAAGATGATCTGGGCCGAGGCGGACAAGCTGGGCTGGTTCATCAACACCGTCACCGATCCGGTGCTGGCCAAGGAAAAGCAGGTCGTCAAGAACGAGAAGCGCCAGGGCGTCGACAATGCGCCCTACGGCCACACCCGCTACGTGATCAACAAGGCCCTGTACCCGGCGGACCACCCGTACAACTGGCAGGTCATCGGTTCGCTCGAAGACCTGCAGAACGCCACCCTCGACGACGTCAAGGAATTCTTCCGCCTGTGGTACGTGCCGAACAACGTGACCCTGGTGATCGCGGGCGACTTCGATCCGAAGCAGGCGCGCAAGTGGGTCGAGAAGTATTTTTCCGAGATCAAGCGCGGCGCGCCGATCGAGGCCATGGCCAAGCGCGCAGGCGTCGTGAAGCAGACCGTCAAGCTGGCCCACGAAGACAATTTCGCCAAGCTGCCCGAGCTGACCATGGCCTGGCCGACGGTCGAGGACCTGCATCCGGATTCCTACGCCCTCGAAGTGCTGGCCGAATACCTGTCGCAGACCAAGCGCGCCCCCTTCTACCAGGTGCTGGTGGAAGACGCCAAACTGGCCCCGAGCGTCCAGTCAAGCAACCAGACCGGCGAGCTGGCGGGCCAGTTCATGCTGCGCGTGCGCGCCTTCGAGGGTAAACCCCTGGACCAGGTGGCCGGCGCGGTCGAGCAGGCCTTCGCCAGGTTCGAACGCGACGGCATTTCGGAGCGCGACCTGAACCGCATCAAGGCCGGCCTCGAGACCCGTTTCTACAGCTCGGTATCGAGCGTGCTCGGCAAGTCGGCCCTGCTGGCCGAATACAACTACCTGACCGGCAACCCCGGCTATGTCGAGGAAGGCGTCAGGAAGACGCTGGCCGTCAGCGCCGCCGACGTGCGCCGCGTGTACGACACCTACATCAAGGGCAAGCCCTATGTCGCCACCAGCTTCGTCCCGAAGGGCAAGCTGGACCTGGCCCTGAGCGGTTCCAGCAAGGCCGACGTGGTCGAGGAACAGGTCGTGCAGGGCGCGGAAGACAAGGTCGACCCGAGCGCCAATGCCGAATACGCCCGCACCCCGTCCAGTTTCGATCGCAGCAAGGAACCGCCCTACGGCGCGGCCCCGAGCGTGAAGGTGCCGCAAGTGTGGGACACCAGGCTGGCCAACGGCATGCGCGTCTACGGCATCGAGAACAGGGAAGTGCCGCTGGTGCAGTTCGACATCGCGATCGATGGCGGCCTGCTGCTCGACCATCCGGACAAGGTGGGCGTGGCCAACCTGATGGCGCGCATGCTGACCCAGGGCACCGCCAACAAGACCCCGCAGGAACTGGAAGAAGCCATCTTGCAGCTGGGCGCGAGCATCAATGTCTTCGCCCGTCTTGAGGATGTGCGCATCAGCGTGACCACCCTGGCCCGCAACTATGCGGCGACGCTCGACCTGGTGCGCGAGATCCTGCTCGAGCCGCGCTGGGACGAGAAGGAATTCGCCCTCGTCAAGCAGAGCGTGCTGAGCCAGATACGCCAGCAGGAAGCCGACCCGAACGCGCTCGCCAGCAGCCATTTCAACAAGCTCATCTACGGCAAGGACGACATCCGTTCGCGCAACATCCTCGGTACGAGCGCGAGCGTGAATGCGATCACCATCGACGACCTGAAGGCGTATTACCGCACCAGGCTGTCCCCCTCGAACGCGCGCATGCACGTGATCGGCGCGCTGCCCAAGGATGCCGTGGCGCGTCCGCTGGCTGCGTTCAGCCGCGCCTGGACGGCCAAGCCGGTCGCCATCCCGGCGGCCACCGCGGGGCGCGGCGAGGCGCCCGGCAAGGTCTATTTCGTCGACGTGCCGGATGCCAAGCAGTCGGTGCTGCACATCGGCTACCGCGCGCTGGCGGCGACCGATCCGGACTACTACCCGGCGGTCGTCAGCAACTACATCCTGGGCGGCGGCGGTTTCGCCTCGCGCCTGACCCAGGAACTGCGTGAAGGCAAAGGCTACACCTACGGCATCCGCTCGAGCTTCGCCGGCAGCAAGAGCCCCGGCCCCTTCATCATCGCCAGCGGCGTGCGCAGCAACGTCACGCTCGAGTCGACCCAGCTGGTGAAGCAGATCCTGCAGGACTATGCCCCGACCTATTCGGCAGCGGACCTGGAGACCACCAGGAACTTCCTGGTCAAGAGCAATGCGCGCGCCTTCGAGACGGCTTCCGCCAAGCTCGACATGCTGGACAACATCAGCAAGTACGGCTGGCGCGCCGACTACGTCAAGGACCGCGAGCGCATCGTCAAGTCGATGACGCTGCCTCAGGTGCAGGCCCTGTCGCAGAAGTACCTGGATCCGTCGAAGATGGTGTGGCTGGTGGTCGGCGACGCCAAGACCCAGCTGCCGCGGATGAAGGAGCTGGGCTTCGACGAGCCGGTGCTGATCGCGCGCTAG
- a CDS encoding DUF2231 domain-containing protein translates to MSSQATVDMTYRRPPGLLHTVLLAGSIPLFLGALLSDIAYHNTYQIQWNNFSSWLLAGAELFSGLALLFALGNLLRAKRKSGRPLTYFLVLLATWVLGLINAFEHAKDAWASMPTGLVLSIVVTVLSLAAAWLGLGPQAGPRHGGVQ, encoded by the coding sequence ATGTCTTCTCAAGCCACGGTCGATATGACCTATCGGCGCCCCCCAGGACTGCTGCATACGGTCCTGCTCGCCGGCTCCATCCCCCTGTTCCTCGGCGCCTTGCTGAGCGATATCGCCTACCACAACACCTACCAGATCCAGTGGAACAATTTTTCGTCCTGGCTCCTGGCCGGCGCCGAGCTGTTCAGCGGACTGGCCCTGCTGTTCGCGCTGGGGAACCTGCTGCGGGCAAAGCGCAAGTCAGGGCGTCCCCTGACCTACTTCCTGGTGCTGCTGGCGACCTGGGTGCTGGGACTGATCAATGCCTTCGAACATGCTAAAGACGCCTGGGCCTCGATGCCGACCGGCCTGGTGCTGTCGATCGTCGTCACCGTGTTGAGCCTTGCCGCGGCCTGGCTGGGGCTCGGTCCGCAAGCGGGTCCACGTCATGGAGGTGTGCAATGA
- a CDS encoding putative bifunctional diguanylate cyclase/phosphodiesterase: MLGTGQDGRIQFASDSVARLFDFAPQALIGQSYEVLVVNGLRQIRGGGLDNLFHSGAVGPVGEIQEIECRRRDGSLFPAEASLALADVPGGRLVVSHIADISERREAERRVLHAARHDPLTGLPNRALVYELGAQLLASAKRHGDRIAILFFDLDRFKPINDTYGHTIGDRMLQQVGQRLKDGLRGNDLVGRLGGDEFVAILADIRTDDAVLHMATQLLHALREPYRIDTLDLKTSPSIGISIYPEDGDELDTLIRHADAAMYHAKNAGRNRCQFFTQEIYLHARQTFDLEQRLRHSIADSDFELLYQPFIDLGHKRFVGVEALLRWRDGATSAGAQERFIAAAERTGLITVLGDWVLQEACRQHEKWRNLGLPSIRIAVNVSAVQFREKNFSERAAAIIRRSGIHPSCIEFEVTESAVMSDVEDAAKMLERLKGDGVSIALDDFGTGYSSLSYLSQFPINKLKIDRSFIHNIDTDSRSLPIAETVIALGKKLGMTVIAEGIESQAGIKLLADIGCDLGQGFFISKPVRPDKLVDWYYQAQYKHLFV; the protein is encoded by the coding sequence ATGCTCGGCACCGGCCAGGACGGCCGGATCCAGTTCGCCAGCGACTCGGTAGCGCGCCTGTTCGACTTCGCGCCGCAGGCACTGATCGGCCAGTCCTACGAGGTGCTGGTCGTGAACGGCCTGCGCCAGATCAGGGGCGGCGGGCTGGACAACCTGTTCCACAGCGGCGCCGTGGGGCCGGTCGGCGAGATCCAGGAGATCGAGTGCCGCCGCCGGGACGGCAGCCTGTTCCCGGCCGAAGCCAGTCTGGCGCTCGCCGACGTGCCGGGCGGGCGCCTGGTGGTCAGCCATATCGCCGACATCAGCGAACGGCGCGAAGCCGAGCGCCGGGTCCTGCACGCGGCCCGCCACGATCCGCTCACCGGCCTGCCCAACCGGGCGCTGGTCTATGAGCTGGGCGCGCAGCTGCTGGCCTCGGCCAAGCGCCACGGCGACCGCATCGCCATCCTGTTCTTCGACCTCGACCGCTTCAAGCCGATCAACGACACCTACGGGCACACGATCGGCGACCGGATGCTGCAGCAGGTCGGGCAGCGCCTGAAGGACGGCTTGCGCGGCAACGACCTGGTCGGCCGGCTGGGCGGCGACGAATTCGTCGCCATCCTGGCCGATATCCGCACCGACGATGCGGTGCTGCACATGGCCACCCAGCTGCTGCATGCCCTGCGCGAACCCTACCGCATCGACACGCTCGACCTGAAGACCTCGCCCAGCATCGGCATCAGCATCTACCCGGAAGACGGCGACGAACTCGACACGCTGATCCGCCATGCCGATGCGGCGATGTACCATGCCAAGAACGCCGGCCGCAACCGCTGTCAGTTCTTCACCCAGGAAATCTACCTGCACGCGCGGCAGACCTTCGACCTCGAGCAGCGGCTGCGCCACAGCATCGCCGACAGCGACTTCGAGCTGCTCTACCAGCCCTTCATCGACCTGGGGCACAAGCGCTTCGTTGGCGTGGAGGCGCTGCTGCGCTGGCGCGACGGCGCCACCTCGGCCGGCGCGCAGGAGCGCTTCATCGCCGCCGCCGAGCGGACCGGCCTGATCACGGTGCTGGGTGACTGGGTGCTGCAGGAAGCCTGCCGCCAGCACGAAAAATGGCGCAACCTGGGCTTGCCCTCTATCCGCATCGCGGTCAACGTCTCGGCGGTGCAGTTCCGCGAGAAGAATTTCAGCGAGCGCGCCGCCGCCATCATCCGGCGCAGCGGCATCCACCCCTCCTGCATCGAGTTCGAGGTAACCGAGAGCGCCGTGATGAGCGACGTGGAAGATGCGGCGAAGATGCTGGAACGGCTCAAGGGAGACGGCGTCAGCATCGCGCTGGACGACTTCGGCACCGGTTATTCCAGCCTGAGCTACCTGTCCCAGTTCCCCATCAACAAGCTCAAGATCGACCGGTCCTTCATCCACAACATCGATACCGATTCGCGCTCGCTGCCCATCGCCGAGACCGTGATCGCGCTCGGCAAGAAGCTGGGCATGACGGTGATCGCCGAAGGCATCGAATCGCAGGCCGGCATCAAGCTGCTGGCGGACATCGGCTGCGACCTGGGACAGGGTTTCTTCATCAGCAAGCCGGTACGGCCGGACAAGCTGGTCGACTGGTACTACCAGGCGCAATACAAGCACCTGTTTGTCTAA
- a CDS encoding 3'-5' exonuclease: MTGPSVADASELLPPYEGIRLAALSQADVIGFDTESKPTFSKGEVSTGPHLVQLATDELAYLFQIGSAANAQTALEVLKPVLESERILKVGFGLGDDLKRLRSKLGIDAHKVLDLATAMRRRGERNTLGAKTAVARFFGQRLQKSRRITTTNWALPQLSEKQLLYAADDAHVALRLYRHWLAQPPADDSSLPPRRAS, encoded by the coding sequence ATGACCGGGCCGAGCGTCGCCGACGCAAGCGAGCTGCTGCCGCCCTACGAAGGCATCCGCCTGGCGGCGCTGTCGCAGGCCGACGTGATCGGTTTCGACACCGAATCCAAGCCGACCTTCTCCAAGGGCGAGGTTTCGACCGGGCCGCACCTGGTGCAGCTTGCCACCGACGAACTGGCCTACCTGTTCCAGATCGGCAGCGCCGCCAACGCGCAGACCGCGCTGGAAGTGCTCAAGCCGGTGCTCGAATCGGAGCGCATCCTGAAGGTCGGCTTCGGCCTGGGCGACGACCTGAAGCGCCTGCGCAGCAAGCTCGGCATCGACGCGCACAAGGTGCTCGACCTGGCCACGGCCATGCGCCGGCGCGGCGAGCGCAACACGCTCGGCGCCAAGACCGCGGTGGCGCGTTTCTTCGGCCAGCGCCTGCAGAAGTCGCGCCGCATCACCACCACCAACTGGGCCCTGCCCCAGCTGAGCGAAAAGCAGCTGCTGTACGCGGCTGACGACGCCCACGTGGCGCTGCGCCTGTACCGCCACTGGCTCGCCCAGCCGCCCGCCGACGACAGCAGCCTGCCGCCGCGCCGCGCTTCGTAG
- a CDS encoding c-type cytochrome, producing MKRYTVVLALVAAAVVALAWPREEFIPATSPAAWAATPENIARGAYLARAGDCVACHTARGGPAYAGGRAIDTPFGRLYGPNLTPDPETGIGQWSADDFWNALHNGKSRDGRLLYPAFPYTNYTRVSRTDSDALFAYFRSLAPQRRPNQPHELDFPYDQQALLAGWRLLYFRPAVFTPQPTRGAEWNRGAYLVEGLGHCSACHSTRNRLGAAGSTLSGGLIPTIGWYAPSLTASGEAGLGDWDKEHIVALLQTGVSPRGTATGPMAEVVARSLQHLNGADLGAMATYLKSLPASDTTPAASSERASEPLLAEGRRLYGKYCVDCHGADGKGKAPAYPPLAGNRAVTLTPAVNAIRMVLHGGFPPGTAGNPRPYGMPPYSHELDDAQVAAVLTYVRASWGNDAAPVSAPDVNRYRSVPLD from the coding sequence ATGAAACGCTACACCGTGGTACTGGCGCTGGTTGCCGCCGCCGTCGTGGCGCTGGCCTGGCCGCGGGAGGAATTCATCCCCGCGACCTCGCCCGCCGCCTGGGCCGCCACCCCCGAGAACATCGCGCGCGGCGCCTACCTGGCGCGTGCCGGCGACTGCGTGGCCTGCCACACCGCGCGCGGCGGCCCGGCCTACGCGGGCGGGCGCGCAATCGACACGCCCTTCGGCCGCCTGTACGGCCCCAACCTGACGCCCGACCCGGAAACCGGCATCGGCCAGTGGAGCGCCGACGACTTCTGGAATGCCCTGCACAACGGCAAGTCGCGCGACGGCCGCCTGCTCTACCCGGCCTTCCCGTACACCAACTACACCCGGGTCTCGCGCACCGACTCGGATGCCCTGTTCGCCTACTTCCGCAGCCTGGCGCCGCAGCGCCGGCCGAACCAGCCGCACGAACTGGACTTCCCCTACGACCAGCAGGCACTGCTGGCCGGCTGGCGCCTGCTGTACTTCCGCCCGGCCGTGTTCACCCCGCAGCCCACCCGCGGCGCCGAATGGAACCGCGGCGCCTACCTGGTCGAGGGCCTCGGCCACTGCAGCGCCTGCCACAGCACGCGCAACCGGCTTGGCGCCGCCGGCAGCACGCTCTCGGGCGGGCTGATCCCGACCATCGGCTGGTACGCCCCTTCGCTCACCGCCAGCGGCGAAGCCGGCCTGGGCGACTGGGACAAGGAACACATCGTCGCCCTGCTCCAGACTGGCGTATCCCCGCGCGGCACGGCCACCGGCCCGATGGCCGAGGTGGTGGCGCGCAGCCTGCAGCACCTGAACGGCGCCGACCTGGGCGCCATGGCGACCTACCTGAAGTCGCTTCCCGCCTCCGACACCACACCGGCCGCTAGTAGCGAGCGCGCGAGCGAACCGCTGCTGGCCGAGGGCCGCCGCCTGTACGGCAAGTATTGCGTGGATTGCCATGGCGCCGACGGCAAGGGCAAGGCCCCGGCCTATCCGCCGCTGGCCGGCAACCGCGCGGTGACGCTCACCCCGGCCGTGAACGCGATCCGCATGGTGCTGCATGGCGGCTTCCCGCCCGGCACCGCCGGCAATCCGCGTCCCTACGGCATGCCGCCCTACAGCCACGAGCTGGACGATGCGCAGGTGGCGGCGGTCCTGACGTATGTGCGCGCCAGCTGGGGCAACGACGCGGCGCCGGTGTCGGCGCCGGACGTCAACCGTTACCGTAGCGTGCCGCTCGATTAG